The following nucleotide sequence is from Mesobacillus jeotgali.
CCCAGCTGATGCCTGAATATCCAAGGATATCAACATAGATGACCTCGTTGACAGCCATTGCCGTATAATAAGTTAAAATCAGTGAGCCGATAATGTAGATCGGCATGATGATCGAGCGGAACAGGAACACAAGGATAATCCCGATCCCCACCAGCATCAAGATGACCGTCCGTGAGTAGTCCTGGCCGGACATCGTATCAAGGTCGGCGTTCGTGCTCGTGATGCCGCCAATTGCCACTTCCGCATTCTCAAGCTTCGTCCCTTTCGTCGCACGCTCAACTGCTTCCTCGATTTCAGCAACCTGAGCCATGGCTTCATTTGAATAAGGATTTGCTTCAAAAATAACGTCCATCGTCATGACTTTGCGGTCGTTTGACATATAAACATCAAATACCTGGGTGAATTCTTCACTCTCAAGTACATCAGCCGGCAAATAGAAGCCGTTGAAATCAGATTCAGCCAGGCCATCCAGATATTCCTGTGCAGAGCCAAGACCTTCAGATACCTGGTTCAAGCCGTCCGTACTCTGGTTAAGACCATCTGTAAGCTGGTCCAGCTGGCCTCCAAGACCGCCAAACCCTGCCAGCAGCTGCTGCTGTCCGGCATTGATTCCAGTCAGTCCATCCGTCAGCCTCGGGAAATTATCAACGATTTGACCCTGGCCGTCAGCCAGCTGGTCCAGTCCTGACTGCTGCTCCTCGATTCCGTCGATGAGCTGCTGGAGTCCAGGACCTAAGTTTGCCTGCTGTGCCAGAGCATCGGCGAAGGCTTCATTTGCTTTTGCCATGCCGCCTGTAAGCTGAGGCATTTTCTCATTAAGTTGGTCCAAACCTGTTGATGTTTGGGCTAATTGATTCTGCATATCTAAGAGATTAGTTTTAAGGGTTTTATATGTGTCATCATCTGCCCCGTATTCACTTTCAATGTGACTGAATAATTCGAGCTGTTTCTGTGATATACCTGCAGATAGTCCAGCAAGACCATCACCAATTCCTTTGTAACCAGCTTCAAGCTCTGCCAGACCTGTCTGCATCTCAACATAATTCCCCTGAAGCTCCTTATACCCAGCAAGCAGTTCCTCGGCTCCCGCCTTAGCTTCTGCTAATCCGGCCTGAAGCTGGTCAGAACCAGCAGATCCCTTTCGGATGCCGTTTTCTATTTTTGCCAGGTTGGTCTGGATCTCCCCAAGACCTGACTTAATTTCGGTCGTTCCATTGATTAACTGGTTGATGCCATCAGCAGCACCATCCAGTTCCGGAGCTGATTTGGACAGCTCTGATTCTGCTTCCTGAAGTCCTTCGCTGATTTTATCCAAACCTTCTTTTCCTTCTCCAAGTCCTGAACCGAGTGTTTCAGCCTGCTTGGATACGAAGAAGTCTTGTATTGGTTCGCCGGTTGGCCTTGTTACCGAGCGAACTGTGTCAACGAGGTCGACCTTTTCTAATTCAGTGCTGATTCTCTCAGCCAGCTCGATGTATTCTGCTGAATCCATTCTTTCGTCATTTTTCAAAATGACCTGGGTTGGCATGGATTCACCAGGTCCGAAGCTATCGGCGATTGCGTTAAAGGCCTTGATTGAGTTTACATCCCCGCTGATTTCATCCAGTGAGTTATAGCTTAACTCCCCATCGTATGAAAACAGGAATGGTACGCATACTGCCGCTACAATCAAGAGGCTGAGGAATGGACGAGCCAGTGAGAAGCTGCCGACCGTGCCCCATAATTTGCTTTCACCATGTTCAGCGCTCTGTTTTGAAGGCCAGAAAATCTTTTGTCCTAATACCGCCATAAAAAATGGGACAATAGTGAATAATCCGAGCAAGAGCATTGCGACACCAATCGCTACGGCTGCAGCAGACTGATATAAAATAAATTGGGAGAATCCTATAGCGGCGAATCCGATCATAACCGCTACACCGCTGAAAAAGACTGTACGTCCCGCGTTTTTGTATGTTGCGACAATCGCAGCCGGCACGCTTTCATTATGCGTCATCTCTTCCTTAAAACGGCTGAGCAGCAAAATACAGTAATCCGTTCCGATTCCGAACAATACGGCCACTAGGAAAATCTGCGTATAGTTTGAAAGCGGGAAATCGAATTGATCAACAAGCATGGCTACGATTGATTGTGAAACAAGATAGGCCATCCCGACTGTCAATAATGGAATGACAGGAGCGACGACAGACCTGAATACCAGCAAAAGCACCACGAGGATAAAGACCACTGTGATTCCTTCAGTCTTTTTCAAACCTTCTTCAGAGCTTGTCATCAAGTCTTCATTGATCAGCCACTGACTTGTGTAATAGTGGTCGACTTCGATATCTTCAATCGTTTCATACAGAAGCTTGCTTACCTCCGCTGGTTCGCGGTCATTCCAATTGACCGTGACTGAAGTTAAGATCGATTTCCCATCGTCAGAAACAAGCTGTGCCTTAAGGCTCTCTTCATTGAAATGTGTCAGAATATCGGTGATCCCAATTTCCTCGCTGTTATCTTCAAGTGCGCGGATTGCTTTCTCCGCTTCATTGATTTCTTCCTGGGTCAATTTCTTTTCACTATGGAAAACAAGTGCGACCTGGGTATCATCCCCTCCGCCTTCTTGTTTCCTTACGTCGTCCATGATTTTTCCGGCCAGCGTCGATGAATATTCGTCCGGCACGGTAATCTGGCCTTTTTCCCGGACAAGCTCCGCCATATTCGGCGCAGCCATGAACAGACCTGCAGCCACAAGAATCCATGCAATAATAACAAACCATTTCTGCTTAATAATGAATTTCACGTTATTCCACCCTGCTCTTTCTTTCTGTTAAAATGTCATTCAACTTGTCGTAAGTCTTTAGAAACTGAACGATTTCATCCTGATCGAATTTTTCAATAAAGGATCCTACTAGTGCCTGAATCCTTTCCTCTGCCTTCTGGAATAATTCATTTCCCTTTTCAGTCA
It contains:
- a CDS encoding MMPL family transporter gives rise to the protein MKFIIKQKWFVIIAWILVAAGLFMAAPNMAELVREKGQITVPDEYSSTLAGKIMDDVRKQEGGGDDTQVALVFHSEKKLTQEEINEAEKAIRALEDNSEEIGITDILTHFNEESLKAQLVSDDGKSILTSVTVNWNDREPAEVSKLLYETIEDIEVDHYYTSQWLINEDLMTSSEEGLKKTEGITVVFILVVLLLVFRSVVAPVIPLLTVGMAYLVSQSIVAMLVDQFDFPLSNYTQIFLVAVLFGIGTDYCILLLSRFKEEMTHNESVPAAIVATYKNAGRTVFFSGVAVMIGFAAIGFSQFILYQSAAAVAIGVAMLLLGLFTIVPFFMAVLGQKIFWPSKQSAEHGESKLWGTVGSFSLARPFLSLLIVAAVCVPFLFSYDGELSYNSLDEISGDVNSIKAFNAIADSFGPGESMPTQVILKNDERMDSAEYIELAERISTELEKVDLVDTVRSVTRPTGEPIQDFFVSKQAETLGSGLGEGKEGLDKISEGLQEAESELSKSAPELDGAADGINQLINGTTEIKSGLGEIQTNLAKIENGIRKGSAGSDQLQAGLAEAKAGAEELLAGYKELQGNYVEMQTGLAELEAGYKGIGDGLAGLSAGISQKQLELFSHIESEYGADDDTYKTLKTNLLDMQNQLAQTSTGLDQLNEKMPQLTGGMAKANEAFADALAQQANLGPGLQQLIDGIEEQQSGLDQLADGQGQIVDNFPRLTDGLTGINAGQQQLLAGFGGLGGQLDQLTDGLNQSTDGLNQVSEGLGSAQEYLDGLAESDFNGFYLPADVLESEEFTQVFDVYMSNDRKVMTMDVIFEANPYSNEAMAQVAEIEEAVERATKGTKLENAEVAIGGITSTNADLDTMSGQDYSRTVILMLVGIGIILVFLFRSIIMPIYIIGSLILTYYTAMAVNEVIYVDILGYSGISWAVPFFAFVILVALGVDYSIFLMDRFNEYKNLSISEAMLLSMKKMGTVIISAAVILGGTFAAMMPSGMMSLLQIASILLVGLFLYAFIMLPLFIPVLVKNFGEANWWPFKRA